The following proteins come from a genomic window of Anaerobutyricum hallii:
- the dapF gene encoding diaminopimelate epimerase, whose product MKFTKMHGIGNDYVYVNCFEESVKNPAEVSKFVSDRHFGIGSDGLILISPSATADFRMNIYNADGSQAEMCGNGIRCVAKYVYDYGLTDKTEISVETLAGIKYLRLQVENGKVASVEVNMGAPILEPKEIPVAVEESPVVNVPVEVKGKIYHMTCVSMGNPHAIIFMNNVKDLDIEASGPYFENHTVFPKRTNTEFVEVLDRNTVNMRVWERGSDETLACGTGACATTVACILNDKTENEVTVHLLGGDLKIRWDREANQVYMTGPATVVFDGEITLPDDIA is encoded by the coding sequence ATGAAGTTTACAAAGATGCACGGAATAGGAAATGACTACGTTTATGTGAATTGTTTTGAGGAGTCTGTAAAGAATCCGGCAGAAGTATCTAAGTTTGTAAGTGATCGTCATTTTGGAATTGGTTCAGATGGATTAATTCTTATTAGTCCGTCAGCAACAGCGGATTTTCGTATGAATATTTACAATGCCGATGGTTCTCAGGCAGAAATGTGTGGAAACGGTATTCGCTGCGTAGCAAAATATGTGTATGATTATGGCTTGACAGATAAGACAGAGATTTCAGTAGAAACATTAGCAGGAATTAAATATCTTCGGCTGCAGGTAGAAAACGGAAAGGTTGCAAGTGTTGAGGTAAATATGGGTGCGCCTATTCTTGAACCAAAAGAAATTCCGGTTGCAGTAGAAGAAAGTCCTGTTGTCAACGTACCTGTTGAGGTAAAAGGAAAAATCTATCATATGACCTGTGTATCTATGGGTAACCCGCATGCCATTATTTTTATGAACAATGTAAAAGATTTGGACATTGAAGCAAGCGGTCCATATTTTGAAAATCATACGGTATTTCCTAAAAGAACAAATACAGAATTTGTAGAAGTACTTGATCGAAATACTGTAAATATGAGAGTATGGGAGAGAGGCAGTGATGAAACACTTGCCTGTGGAACCGGTGCCTGTGCAACAACAGTGGCCTGCATATTAAATGATAAGACAGAAAATGAAGTTACAGTACATTTGCTCGGAGGAGATTTGAAAATCCGCTGGGATCGAGAAGCCAACCAGGTTTATATGACTGGTCCGGCAACCGTTGTATTTGACGGAGAGATTACCCTTCCGGATGATATTGCATAA
- a CDS encoding ANTAR domain-containing response regulator yields MLNIVVVFPKKEIVLKMKNVLIKNGYDVSAVCVTGAQAIQAVERLEAGVVVCGIRFADMIYYELKDCLPDTFEMVVIASNAQWQQYGDDDVIYLPLPLKAYDLVDTVSDLLTDIHRKLKQEKEKPDKRSADEQGIINQAKSLLIEKNGMTEEEAHRYLQKRSMDNGTNMVETSYMVLQVFDLK; encoded by the coding sequence TTGTTGAATATCGTTGTTGTATTTCCGAAAAAGGAAATTGTATTAAAAATGAAAAACGTCCTGATAAAGAATGGATATGATGTATCGGCCGTCTGTGTTACCGGGGCCCAGGCTATTCAGGCAGTGGAAAGACTAGAGGCGGGTGTTGTTGTATGCGGCATCCGCTTTGCTGATATGATTTATTACGAATTAAAAGATTGTCTTCCGGATACTTTTGAAATGGTAGTCATCGCCAGTAATGCACAGTGGCAGCAATATGGAGATGATGATGTTATTTATCTGCCATTGCCGTTAAAAGCCTATGATCTGGTCGATACAGTGTCTGATCTACTGACAGATATACATAGAAAGTTAAAGCAGGAAAAAGAAAAGCCGGATAAGCGTTCTGCAGATGAACAGGGAATTATTAATCAGGCCAAGTCCTTATTAATAGAAAAGAACGGAATGACAGAGGAAGAAGCACATCGTTATCTTCAGAAAAGAAGTATGGATAATGGAACGAATATGGTAGAAACATCATATATGGTTTTACAGGTTTTTGATTTGAAATGA
- a CDS encoding carbamoyl phosphate synthase small subunit, whose translation MKAFLILEDGTVLTGESFGAAKEVISEVVFNTSMTGYLEILTDPSYAGQSVVMTYPLIGNYGICMEDMESVHPWPKALIVRECAKLASNFRNEMTLDEFLKKYDVPGISGIDTRHLTRILREYGVMNGMITTREDFDLDEVVKQLKEYRVSGVVREVSCKEKRVLPGDGFKVALMDFGAKKNIEKSLNKRGCEVTVYPAYTKAEEIIAAKPDGIMLSNGPGDPKECVEIIEELKKLFATNIPIFGICLGHQLMALANGADTKKMKYGHRGANHPVKDLKTGKVYISSQNHGYMVMEDSLNRDIAEVSFINVNDGTLEGVHYLGKNVMTVQFHPEACPGPNDSEFLFEEFINMMEVAKDA comes from the coding sequence ATGAAGGCATTTCTAATCTTAGAAGATGGGACTGTGCTGACCGGCGAAAGCTTTGGAGCAGCAAAAGAAGTAATCAGTGAGGTTGTTTTTAACACTTCTATGACAGGATATCTGGAAATATTAACAGATCCATCTTATGCAGGACAGTCTGTTGTTATGACCTACCCGTTAATTGGTAACTATGGAATTTGTATGGAAGATATGGAGTCTGTACATCCATGGCCAAAGGCACTTATTGTGCGAGAGTGTGCAAAACTGGCAAGTAACTTCCGTAATGAGATGACATTGGACGAATTCTTAAAGAAATACGATGTTCCTGGTATTTCAGGAATTGATACCAGACATCTGACACGTATTTTAAGAGAGTACGGTGTAATGAACGGAATGATTACTACAAGAGAAGATTTCGATCTGGACGAAGTAGTAAAGCAGTTGAAAGAATACAGAGTAAGTGGAGTTGTACGTGAAGTAAGCTGCAAGGAAAAGAGAGTGCTTCCGGGAGATGGCTTTAAAGTTGCCCTCATGGATTTTGGAGCAAAGAAGAATATTGAGAAGTCTTTAAACAAGCGTGGCTGTGAGGTTACAGTATATCCGGCATATACAAAGGCTGAGGAGATTATCGCAGCAAAACCGGACGGAATCATGCTTTCTAATGGTCCTGGAGATCCAAAGGAATGTGTGGAGATTATTGAGGAACTGAAGAAGTTATTTGCTACGAATATTCCTATTTTTGGTATCTGTCTCGGACATCAGCTGATGGCTCTTGCGAACGGAGCAGATACAAAGAAGATGAAGTACGGACATCGTGGAGCAAACCATCCAGTAAAAGATTTAAAAACAGGAAAGGTTTACATTTCTTCGCAGAATCATGGATATATGGTAATGGAAGATTCTCTGAACAGAGATATCGCAGAAGTAAGCTTCATTAATGTAAATGATGGTACATTAGAAGGAGTTCATTATCTTGGAAAGAATGTTATGACAGTACAGTTCCATCCGGAAGCCTGCCCTGGACCAAACGATTCCGAGTTTTTATTTGAAGAGTTTATTAATATGATGGAGGTTGCAAAAGATGCCTAA
- a CDS encoding LL-diaminopimelate aminotransferase has protein sequence MFKVNENYLKLPGSYLFSTIGKKVAAYKEANPDKSIISLGIGDVTQPLAPKIIESLHSAVDEMGKAETFHGYAPDLGYEFLRNAIADGDYKSHGCDIHADEIFVSDGAKCDSGNIQEIFSIDNKIAVCDPVYPVYVDTNVMAGRTGTYDPSTETWSDVIYMPCTAENDFVPDFPKEEPDIIYLCFPNNPTGTTITKAQLQDWVDYANKIGAVIIYDAAYEAYISEDDVAHSIYECEGARTCAIELRSFSKNAGFTGTRLGFTVVPKDLKAGDVTLHSLWARRHGTKYNGAPYIIQRAGEACYSAEGKAQLKEQVAFYMNNAKIIKEGLKDAGYTVFGGVNAPYIWLQTPDKMPSWDFFDFLLKNANVVGTPGSGFGPSGEGYFRLTAFGSHENTLKAIERIKAL, from the coding sequence ATGTTTAAAGTAAATGAGAACTATTTAAAACTGCCGGGAAGTTATCTTTTTTCTACAATTGGAAAGAAAGTAGCCGCATACAAAGAGGCAAATCCAGATAAATCTATCATCAGTTTAGGTATCGGTGATGTAACACAGCCATTAGCACCAAAGATTATCGAAAGTCTTCATAGTGCGGTAGACGAGATGGGAAAGGCAGAAACTTTTCATGGATACGCTCCAGATTTAGGATATGAATTTTTAAGAAATGCAATTGCAGATGGTGACTATAAGAGCCATGGCTGCGATATTCATGCAGATGAGATTTTTGTCAGTGATGGAGCAAAATGTGACTCGGGAAATATTCAGGAAATATTCAGTATAGATAACAAAATTGCAGTATGCGACCCAGTTTATCCAGTTTATGTCGATACGAATGTTATGGCAGGAAGAACAGGAACATACGACCCTTCCACAGAAACCTGGAGTGATGTCATCTATATGCCATGCACCGCAGAGAATGATTTTGTACCAGACTTTCCAAAAGAAGAGCCGGACATTATCTATCTTTGCTTCCCAAATAATCCTACCGGAACAACGATTACAAAAGCACAGCTTCAGGACTGGGTTGATTATGCTAATAAGATTGGCGCAGTAATTATTTATGATGCTGCTTACGAGGCATATATCAGCGAAGATGATGTCGCACACAGTATTTATGAATGTGAAGGAGCAAGAACCTGTGCAATTGAACTTCGAAGCTTTTCAAAGAATGCAGGATTTACAGGAACAAGACTTGGATTTACTGTAGTTCCTAAAGACTTAAAAGCCGGAGATGTTACTTTACATTCCTTATGGGCAAGAAGACATGGAACAAAGTACAACGGTGCTCCATACATCATTCAGAGAGCAGGAGAAGCCTGCTACAGTGCAGAAGGAAAAGCACAGTTAAAAGAGCAGGTTGCTTTCTATATGAACAATGCGAAAATTATCAAAGAAGGCTTAAAAGATGCAGGATACACCGTATTTGGTGGAGTAAACGCACCATATATCTGGTTACAGACTCCAGATAAAATGCCATCCTGGGACTTCTTTGACTTCCTGTTAAAGAATGCAAACGTAGTAGGAACACCAGGCTCAGGATTTGGACCAAGCGGAGAAGGATATTTCCGACTCACAGCATTCGGTTCTCATGAAAATACATTAAAAGCCATCGAAAGAATTAAAGCACTTTAA
- the glnA gene encoding type I glutamate--ammonia ligase: MGNYTKQDIIQLVEEKDVQFIRLQFTDVSGNLKNVAITASQLERALDNKCMFDGSAIEGFVRIEESDMYLYPDLNTFEILPWRPQHGKVARFMCDVYRPDGVPFEGDSRYVLKNVLKRAAKMGYTFDVGPECEFFLFHTDDNGQPTNITHEKASYFDVTPLDLGENARRDIVLTLESMGFEIEASHHEVAPAQHEIDFKYDNALITADNIMTFKMVVKTIAKRHGLYATFMPKPITDIDGSGMHINMSLEKDGKNLFFDKKDPLGLSKDCYHFIAGLIKHARGMSCICNPLVNSYKRLVPGYEAPVAICWSSINRSPLIRIPASRGAGTRIEFRSPDPAANPYLVMALCLAAGLDGIENQLEAPEPIGKNMYLLTEEQIADMNIDVLPSTLGEACDAFEQDTYIQGVLGEHISKKYLEAKRKEWHEYCRHVSDWETESYLYKY; this comes from the coding sequence ATGGGAAATTATACAAAGCAGGATATTATTCAGCTTGTGGAAGAAAAAGACGTACAGTTTATAAGACTTCAGTTTACAGATGTATCGGGAAACTTAAAAAATGTAGCGATTACAGCCAGCCAGCTTGAAAGAGCATTAGATAATAAATGTATGTTTGACGGCTCTGCAATCGAAGGTTTCGTCCGTATTGAGGAATCTGATATGTATCTGTATCCGGACCTTAATACATTTGAGATTCTTCCATGGCGTCCGCAGCATGGAAAGGTTGCCCGCTTTATGTGTGATGTGTATCGTCCGGATGGGGTACCTTTTGAGGGAGACAGCCGATATGTCCTGAAAAATGTATTAAAAAGAGCTGCAAAGATGGGATATACTTTTGATGTCGGACCGGAGTGTGAATTTTTCCTTTTTCATACCGATGACAATGGACAGCCAACAAACATTACACATGAAAAGGCAAGTTATTTTGACGTAACTCCGTTAGATTTGGGTGAGAATGCAAGAAGAGATATCGTTCTTACATTAGAGAGTATGGGGTTTGAAATTGAAGCATCCCATCATGAAGTTGCTCCGGCACAGCACGAAATTGATTTCAAGTACGATAATGCTCTGATAACTGCTGACAATATCATGACATTTAAAATGGTAGTAAAGACAATTGCAAAGAGACATGGATTGTATGCAACATTTATGCCAAAGCCGATTACCGATATCGATGGTTCCGGAATGCATATCAATATGTCGCTTGAAAAGGATGGAAAGAACCTTTTCTTTGATAAGAAAGATCCACTGGGACTAAGCAAAGACTGTTATCATTTTATTGCAGGACTTATTAAGCATGCCAGAGGAATGTCCTGTATTTGTAATCCCCTTGTAAACTCCTACAAGAGACTCGTTCCCGGTTACGAAGCGCCGGTAGCAATTTGCTGGTCTTCTATTAACAGAAGTCCGCTGATTCGTATACCGGCTTCAAGAGGAGCCGGCACAAGAATCGAATTCAGAAGTCCGGATCCTGCAGCAAATCCATATCTTGTCATGGCACTTTGTCTTGCAGCAGGACTGGATGGAATCGAGAATCAGTTAGAAGCGCCGGAACCGATTGGTAAAAATATGTATTTACTGACAGAAGAGCAAATCGCAGATATGAATATTGATGTCTTGCCATCTACACTTGGTGAAGCATGTGACGCTTTTGAACAGGATACTTATATTCAGGGGGTTCTTGGAGAGCATATAAGTAAAAAATATCTGGAAGCAAAGAGAAAAGAATGGCATGAATATTGTAGACATGTTTCTGACTGGGAAACAGAATCATATCTTTATAAATACTAA
- a CDS encoding pyruvate kinase yields the protein MKHSLHLYGTLGPACASKEKIQAMFLAGMTGMRLNLSHSNLDDCEDWLQQYHEVSERMHIIPELLVDLQGPELRIGTLDTPLSLSSGDIVFLISEKSFQEKKENSDIFSRILNGKDEFFIIPCPEILFSYFDEEQEVRLNDGKIVLKISAPLESDIFCAEVIKGGELTSRKSIAIKDLTVPLPVLTKTDKENLKLLRKYHVTGVMLPFVRNADDLITLRKELMADNMDYIRIFAKIESIEGVEHLPSLLPFCDEIVIARGDLGNAIPLPKLPAVQKRISTTCRHAKKPFMVVTQMLASMEENPVPTRAEVTDIFQAVLDGASSLMLTGETAMGAYPEEAMKILSQTSEEALRFKY from the coding sequence ATGAAACATTCTCTTCACTTATACGGAACACTCGGTCCTGCCTGCGCTTCAAAAGAAAAAATACAGGCAATGTTTTTAGCGGGGATGACCGGAATGCGGCTCAATCTTTCTCACAGTAATCTTGATGACTGCGAAGACTGGCTGCAGCAGTATCACGAAGTTTCCGAACGTATGCATATCATTCCGGAACTTCTTGTTGATCTCCAGGGTCCGGAACTTCGTATAGGCACATTAGATACTCCTCTATCACTTTCTTCTGGAGATATCGTTTTCCTTATATCAGAAAAGTCCTTCCAGGAAAAAAAAGAAAATTCGGATATTTTTTCCCGTATTCTTAATGGCAAAGATGAATTTTTTATTATCCCATGTCCGGAAATTCTCTTCTCTTATTTTGATGAAGAGCAGGAAGTCCGCCTTAATGATGGAAAAATTGTTTTAAAAATATCCGCTCCTCTAGAATCAGATATTTTTTGCGCAGAAGTAATCAAGGGCGGCGAATTAACTTCCAGAAAAAGTATCGCAATCAAAGATCTTACTGTTCCACTCCCTGTTCTTACAAAAACCGACAAGGAAAATCTTAAACTACTTCGGAAATACCACGTTACCGGTGTCATGCTTCCTTTTGTAAGAAACGCAGATGATCTGATCACACTCCGAAAAGAACTGATGGCAGATAATATGGACTATATTCGCATCTTCGCCAAGATAGAATCCATAGAAGGTGTTGAACACTTGCCTTCTCTTCTTCCTTTCTGCGACGAGATTGTAATTGCACGAGGCGATCTTGGAAATGCTATTCCACTGCCAAAACTTCCTGCTGTGCAAAAAAGAATCTCCACGACATGCCGTCATGCAAAAAAACCTTTTATGGTCGTCACACAGATGCTCGCCTCCATGGAAGAAAACCCTGTACCAACCAGGGCTGAAGTAACGGACATCTTTCAGGCCGTTTTAGATGGAGCTTCCTCATTAATGCTGACAGGAGAAACTGCTATGGGCGCTTATCCGGAAGAAGCGATGAAAATCCTCTCCCAGACCAGTGAAGAAGCATTACGGTTTAAATACTAA
- the carB gene encoding carbamoyl-phosphate synthase large subunit, giving the protein MPKNTSIKKVLVIGSGPIVIGQAAEFDYAGTQACRSLKEEGIHVVLVNSNPATIMTDKDIADEVYIEPLTPEVIKKLILKVSPDSLLPTLGGQAALNIAMELDECGFLKEHKVKLIGTTGKTIRKAEDREEFKETMEKIGEPIAPSQIVTNVEDGLEYAQKIGYPVVLRPAYTLGGSGGGIADNEEEFVEIIQNGLRLSRVGQVLVEKSIAGWKEIEYEVMRDGNGTCITVCNMENLDPVGVHTGDSIVVAPSQTLGDKEYQMLRNSALNIIDELGVEGGCNVQFALNPDTFDYCVIEVNPRVSRSSALASKATGYPIAKVTAKIALGYHLDEIKNAVTGKTFASFEPALDYCVVKVPRLPFDKFISASRHLTTQMKATGEVMSICTNFEGGLMKALRSLEQHVDSLMHGDFDKLSDKELEEHLHIVDDLRIYCIAEALRRKVDPQKIHDITKIDLWFIDKLNNIVEMEAKLKNAEELDRDLLLKAKEMEFPDKVIGDLIGQNEEYVKNLRRQMDIVPAYKVVDTCAAEFAAETPYYYSCFGSFNEVEETSDKKKIMVLGSGPIRIGQGIEFDYCSVHSVWAFKEMGYETIIVNNNPETVSTDFDIADKLYFEPLTEEDVEHIVELEKPDGAVVQFGGQTAIKLTEKLNKIGVPILGTSAENVDAAEDRELFDEILEKCCIPRPKGGTVFTKEEAIKTANEIGYPVLIRPSYVLGGQGMQIAISDEDISEFMDVIQRYAQEHPILIDKYLMGVEVEVDAVCDGEEIVIPGIMQHVERAGIHSGDSISVYPARDLSPKIKKVIGHYTKLLAKALHVIGLINIQFIVYQDEVYVIEVNPRSSRTVPYISKVTGIPIVDLATKVMTGMKLKELGYEPGLQPESPYWAIKMPVFSFEKIRGADISLGPEMKSTGECLGISKNYEEALFKAFLGSGVDLPKHKKMIMTVKDSDKLDAVEVGKRFAALGYEIYATRNTCKTLQESGVPAKRVNKIEETHPNLLDLILGHQIDLIIDTPSQGIERSKDGFVIRRHAVETGVNCLTSLDTANALLTSLESSCREDLSLVDIAEIDKEIESKINEA; this is encoded by the coding sequence ATGCCTAAGAATACCAGTATTAAAAAAGTCCTTGTAATTGGTTCCGGTCCTATTGTTATCGGACAGGCTGCAGAGTTTGACTATGCGGGAACACAGGCATGCCGTTCCCTGAAAGAAGAGGGAATTCACGTTGTTCTTGTTAACTCCAACCCTGCAACAATTATGACAGATAAAGATATCGCAGATGAAGTATATATTGAGCCGTTAACACCAGAAGTTATCAAGAAGCTCATCTTAAAAGTTTCTCCGGACAGTCTTCTTCCAACATTAGGTGGACAGGCAGCGTTAAATATCGCTATGGAGTTAGACGAGTGTGGTTTCTTAAAAGAGCATAAGGTAAAGCTGATCGGTACAACAGGTAAAACGATCCGTAAGGCAGAGGATAGAGAAGAATTTAAAGAAACAATGGAAAAGATCGGGGAGCCGATCGCACCAAGCCAGATTGTTACGAATGTAGAAGATGGTCTGGAATATGCGCAGAAGATTGGATATCCGGTTGTTCTTCGTCCTGCATACACTCTTGGAGGAAGCGGTGGTGGAATCGCAGATAATGAAGAAGAATTTGTGGAAATCATTCAGAATGGTCTTCGTCTTAGCCGTGTAGGACAGGTATTAGTAGAGAAATCTATCGCCGGCTGGAAGGAAATCGAATACGAAGTAATGCGTGATGGTAACGGAACATGTATTACGGTATGTAATATGGAGAACCTTGACCCGGTTGGTGTTCATACTGGAGACAGTATCGTTGTTGCACCTTCTCAGACATTAGGAGATAAAGAGTACCAGATGCTCCGTAATTCTGCATTAAATATTATTGATGAACTTGGTGTAGAAGGTGGATGTAACGTACAGTTTGCATTAAATCCAGATACATTTGATTATTGTGTAATTGAGGTTAACCCTCGTGTAAGCCGTTCTTCTGCATTAGCTTCTAAGGCAACAGGATATCCGATTGCCAAAGTTACTGCGAAGATCGCACTTGGTTACCACTTAGATGAAATCAAGAATGCTGTAACAGGTAAGACATTTGCAAGTTTTGAGCCGGCGCTTGACTACTGTGTAGTAAAGGTTCCAAGACTTCCATTTGATAAGTTTATTTCTGCCTCCCGTCATTTGACAACACAGATGAAGGCAACCGGAGAGGTTATGAGTATCTGTACTAACTTTGAAGGTGGTCTTATGAAGGCTCTCCGTTCTTTAGAGCAGCATGTAGACAGCCTGATGCATGGCGATTTTGATAAGTTAAGTGATAAAGAATTAGAAGAACATCTTCATATCGTAGATGACCTTCGTATTTACTGTATTGCAGAGGCACTTCGTCGTAAAGTAGACCCACAGAAGATTCATGATATCACAAAGATTGATCTGTGGTTCATTGATAAATTAAATAACATCGTTGAGATGGAAGCGAAACTTAAAAATGCGGAAGAATTAGATCGTGATCTTTTACTGAAGGCAAAAGAGATGGAATTCCCGGATAAAGTGATCGGAGATCTTATCGGTCAGAATGAGGAGTATGTAAAGAACTTAAGACGTCAGATGGATATCGTTCCGGCATACAAGGTTGTTGATACCTGTGCGGCAGAGTTTGCAGCAGAAACTCCATACTACTATTCTTGTTTTGGAAGCTTCAATGAAGTAGAAGAAACTTCTGATAAGAAGAAGATTATGGTACTTGGTTCCGGTCCAATCCGTATTGGACAGGGTATTGAGTTTGATTACTGTTCTGTACACAGTGTATGGGCATTTAAAGAAATGGGTTACGAAACAATCATCGTAAACAATAACCCGGAAACAGTAAGTACAGACTTTGATATCGCAGATAAGCTTTATTTTGAGCCTTTAACAGAGGAAGATGTAGAGCATATCGTAGAATTAGAGAAGCCAGATGGAGCGGTAGTACAGTTCGGTGGACAGACAGCGATCAAGTTAACAGAGAAGTTAAATAAGATTGGTGTGCCGATTCTTGGTACAAGTGCTGAGAACGTAGATGCAGCAGAAGATAGAGAGCTTTTCGATGAGATTCTTGAGAAATGCTGTATTCCACGTCCAAAGGGAGGCACAGTATTTACAAAAGAAGAAGCTATCAAGACAGCGAATGAGATTGGATACCCTGTACTGATTCGTCCATCTTATGTACTTGGTGGACAGGGTATGCAGATTGCGATTTCTGATGAAGATATTTCCGAATTTATGGATGTTATTCAGAGATATGCACAGGAACATCCAATTCTTATCGATAAATACCTGATGGGTGTTGAAGTCGAGGTTGATGCGGTATGTGATGGAGAAGAGATTGTTATTCCAGGTATCATGCAGCATGTAGAGAGAGCCGGAATCCATTCCGGAGACAGTATTTCCGTATATCCTGCAAGAGACCTTTCTCCTAAGATTAAAAAGGTGATCGGCCATTATACAAAGTTACTGGCAAAGGCTTTACATGTTATTGGTCTTATCAACATCCAGTTTATTGTATATCAGGATGAAGTATATGTAATTGAAGTAAATCCTCGTTCTTCAAGAACGGTTCCTTATATCAGTAAGGTAACAGGTATTCCTATTGTTGACCTTGCAACAAAGGTTATGACAGGAATGAAGTTAAAAGAGTTAGGTTATGAGCCTGGACTTCAGCCGGAATCTCCATACTGGGCAATCAAGATGCCAGTATTCTCTTTTGAGAAGATTCGTGGGGCAGATATCAGCCTTGGACCAGAAATGAAGTCCACAGGAGAATGTCTTGGTATTTCTAAGAACTATGAAGAAGCATTATTTAAAGCATTCTTAGGTTCTGGTGTTGATTTACCAAAACACAAGAAGATGATCATGACTGTGAAGGATTCTGATAAGTTAGATGCAGTAGAAGTTGGTAAGAGATTCGCAGCACTTGGCTACGAAATCTATGCGACAAGAAATACATGCAAGACATTACAGGAAAGCGGTGTGCCAGCGAAGAGAGTAAATAAAATCGAAGAGACACATCCAAACCTGCTGGATCTGATCTTAGGACATCAGATTGATCTTATCATCGATACACCTTCACAGGGTATTGAAAGAAGCAAAGATGGTTTTGTTATCCGTCGTCATGCAGTAGAAACAGGTGTGAACTGTCTGACTTCTCTTGATACAGCAAACGCCTTACTTACCAGCTTAGAGTCTTCCTGCAGAGAAGATTTATCTTTAGTGGATATCGCAGAAATTGATAAAGAGATTGAGAGCAAGATTAACGAGGCATAA
- a CDS encoding ArsR/SmtB family transcription factor, which yields MGTKKSDCVAMFPESIEKVQKSMPKETELDKVVSFFKVLADDTRIRILYALKEQEMCAGDIAVFLDMTKSAVSHQLAVMRKMHQVRARREGKNVFYSLDDQHIVDIMEEALIHMTHTDS from the coding sequence ATGGGAACGAAAAAGAGCGATTGTGTGGCAATGTTTCCTGAAAGTATTGAGAAAGTACAAAAGAGTATGCCTAAGGAGACCGAACTTGATAAGGTAGTATCTTTTTTTAAGGTTTTAGCAGATGATACAAGGATACGGATTTTGTACGCATTAAAAGAACAGGAGATGTGTGCCGGTGATATTGCCGTTTTCCTTGACATGACTAAGTCTGCAGTTTCTCATCAGCTTGCTGTGATGCGTAAGATGCATCAGGTGCGGGCAAGAAGAGAAGGGAAGAATGTTTTTTATTCACTGGATGACCAGCATATTGTAGATATTATGGAAGAGGCATTGATTCATATGACACATACCGATTCCTGA
- a CDS encoding MBL fold metallo-hydrolase: MEWKLTTLIENHEDTEEKYVCEHGFSILIEKMDSKPPIRLLMDTGQSGAFFDNAEKMGVSLDKLDALLLSHAHYDHVGGVERLLENIPIEKMYVGKSFFQEKYHEKKDGTVKNIGISFSRNDVERYGVKICEIEEDSREIFPGITIHRNFERITDYEQGNPHFFVKEKGVYKKDDFTDEIAIALEIKDGIVVITGCSHPGIMNIIYTIQKRSKKKICGIVGGTHLVEADESRLKKTIAALKEINIEFIAVSHCTGDENLEIIKNAFGKKFIFNCTGNVIKIL; encoded by the coding sequence ATGGAATGGAAATTAACAACATTGATTGAAAATCATGAAGATACAGAAGAAAAATATGTATGTGAGCATGGCTTTTCTATTTTAATTGAAAAAATGGATTCCAAACCACCGATTCGGCTATTGATGGATACAGGACAAAGCGGGGCATTTTTTGATAATGCAGAAAAAATGGGTGTTTCTTTAGATAAGCTGGATGCGCTATTGCTTAGTCATGCACACTATGACCATGTGGGTGGTGTGGAAAGATTATTGGAAAATATTCCGATAGAAAAAATGTATGTGGGGAAGAGTTTTTTTCAGGAAAAATATCATGAGAAAAAAGATGGAACAGTAAAAAATATAGGAATTTCATTTTCTAGGAATGATGTGGAAAGGTATGGAGTAAAAATCTGTGAAATAGAAGAAGATAGCCGGGAAATTTTTCCGGGTATAACGATTCATCGAAATTTTGAACGTATTACAGACTATGAGCAGGGAAATCCTCATTTTTTTGTAAAAGAGAAAGGCGTATATAAAAAAGATGATTTTACGGATGAGATTGCAATAGCTCTTGAAATAAAAGACGGAATTGTCGTAATTACAGGCTGCTCACATCCTGGAATTATGAATATAATTTATACGATCCAAAAAAGAAGTAAAAAAAAGATTTGTGGGATTGTTGGCGGAACGCATTTGGTAGAAGCAGATGAGAGTCGGCTTAAAAAGACAATAGCGGCTCTAAAAGAAATCAATATAGAGTTTATTGCAGTTTCGCATTGTACCGGAGATGAAAATTTAGAAATTATAAAAAATGCATTTGGGAAAAAATTTATTTTTAATTGTACAGGGAATGTGATTAAAATTTTGTGA